The window aataaaaaagtaataataataatattttataaattaataaattatataagtatattaaaaaattgatgaaagcATAATCAAATATacctttaaaaatatactcctcataagcatttattataataattttttaacaaactAATCTTCTTCTGTtaatctaatattttataaattaataaattatataagtatattagAAAGATtgatgaaaacagaaaattagTTCATATTAGTTCACatgaatgaataaatgaattcTCAATCAATTCTACAtctatttatcattatttcaaAACTTGTTTGGGAAGTCTCATTTGATTGGACCATTAATTTGGCCACtgcttttttttccatttttctattagtatagataaaaaatgaaagctTTGTTGCAGAAACACATaaagtaatactccatccgccggctaagatgacacattgcttagccggcacgagattttaggagttattggttaaagtgtttaattggagagagagaaggtgggtgtatgtattaaagtagagagatagagaaagatgaatattttaataggcgtgagaaaaaagtggttaagtattaattggagagagaaagttaccaaaaaaggaaatgtgtcatcttagttgggacaaactaaaaaggaaaacgtgtcatcttaaatgggacggagggagtaaataaataaatgacacATCATCTATTACGCAtcactttccattttccctccaaaaaggtgttctagtaatttaaataaactgTCCCTTTTTAGATAGTATGGAAGTAAGGATAGATAGATAACTTCTAtttcaaatactaataatttataaatttattaatatagccCTCACATTAACTGcattataactaattaattaatcaaattaactCCCAAAGAATAGCGTGCAATGTAAGCCTCGTAACTTCAGCCAGTTTTCTCCTGCTCTCTTGTTTCTAGTTTCTTTCATTCCTTATTTCTTGTTTCATTCGTTCCTTCTTTCTTCCCCGTTTCTTCACATTTGAGCGTTCACCAAACAATCAAAGCTTGGTATCGTTGCAATGGCAGAAGCAGTGGTGTCGATTGCTCTACAAACCATCCGTGATTTGCTATTGGTAGAGGGAAGGTTTTTAGCTGGTGTGGCTGATCAAGTCAAGGAGCTTGAGAGGCAGCTCAAAGAGATGAAGTGTTTCCTCCAAGACGCTGATAAAAGACGACATGAAAGCAGTACCATATCCAATTGGATCTCCGAGATCAGAGATCTCGTCTACAGATCCGAATCCGCCATTGAAAGGCATGCAGCTTATCAAGTTTCTTCAAGGAGAAGAGGCCTCACTCAGTTCGTACGCAAATATTCCTGCATTTTGACAGATTGCAGCTCACTCCACCAATTAGGCTCTGAGATTTCACAAATTACATCGAATCTGGAGAGGATAAGCAAGGATATGCAAAATAACAGCATAAAAAGAAGCATAATCATTCATCCAAATGGAGAGGGGGAAAGCTCGACTCGAAACAATATGTCAAGAAAGACTTTTCCCTATTTTGAGATGGGAGATTGCTTTCTGGGCATGGAGGATGAGCTGGAGCAGCTTGTTCATTACCTAGGAAAAGACACTGAGGATCGGATTATTTCAGTGTGGGGAATGGGAGGCTCAGGCAAGACCACTATTGCCAAGAAGCTCTACAATGAGACGACCGACTTTGATCTCTCCGCGTGGGTTTGTATTACACAGCAATGCGAGAGTCGATCAGTTTGGGAGGATGTTCTGAGGCAACTAGAGAATcagaagaagaataagaagagTGTTTCAAGTGTGAAACATGAGCTACGAATAAAGGAGGAGGTTCCAAGTCTGAGCAACTTTGAGTTGATCGAGCGACTATGTGAGATACAAAGAGAGAAGCGATGTCTCATTGTTTTGGATGATCTTTGGGAGCTTTCTCATTGGGAGGAGTTGAAGCATCCATTCATTGTCCAAAATTTGCAGAGCAAAATATTGGTGACAACACGGAAACAAAAGGTTGCAGAGATTGGATTGGCAGTGGAACATGGCCTTTTACATATGGATGCTGCAATGGAACTACTAAAATACAAAGCATTTCACCATGGAAACATTCCAGGTCAATTTGTTGCTTGGTTTAAAGAACTTACAATCTCAGTCAAGCACCTTCTTACTGAATTTTactaaatattcaattgatcgtcatttattattacttcaaTATGCAGACTTGGCATTGGAAGaaagatttgagaaaattGGGGAAGAAATGGTGCATAAATGTGGGTATTTGCCATTGGCAATTTCTTTACTCGGCGGGGTTTTGAGGAAGAAAATTTCGATGGAGGAGTGGGAATTAGTTAATAAAGACATCAAAGAAGTCATATATAGAGATGAAAAGCAGATTGATGGAGTGTTGAGCTTAAGCTATGAAAGTTTACCCTATTATATGAAGCCTTGCTTTTTATATATGGGTATATTATTCAATGAGGATGAAACCATAGATGCAGGGCATTTGTATAAGATGTGGATAGCACAAGGCATGATTTCATATGAGAATATTGGAGACAAAGAGGACACTTTAATGGACATCGCTGAGCTATACTTAAGTGAGTTGGCCTCTAGGTCTCTAGTTCAAGTTGAAATTATGTTTACTTATGATGTCGCAAATAGAACTAGAAAATATGATACATGCAAACTTCACGATGTAGTACGAGAACTATGTTTGCAATTGGGGAAAAGGGAGGATTTTGGTGTGCAGAGTTTGGAATATCAAGGTGGAAAACTTAGTACCTTGATACGGGAAGCTTCCTCGCATATGAAAATACAACATTTGGCTATCCATTTCAGGAGTGAAGTTGAACACGAGCCTGCAGTCACTTGTGGAGAAGATACTAGCAAGCATATAAGGTCTCTTCGATTGACCAATCTCATAAATTCGAATGTTTTTCTGTTTCCTCCACAAAGTATGGTTGatcttcaaaaattcaaattgttgAGAGATCTAGTTATCGTGGGATTCAAATTCGCAGGAGGAAAGTTACCAAGAGGAATCACTAATCTTGTTCACCTTAGAAGTTTGTGTTTACAAGGATGTGAACTTGATAAGCTACCGTCATCCATTAGGAATTTGGTATACATTGATACCATCGATTTAGCAAATACAATGAATGTTGAAGTTCCAAATGTTTTGCAGGAGATGCTGCGATTAAAACACttatattttcctttatatGGAGATGAAAAGATTGGAAATTATCGAGTAAGATTGGATGAGGGATTAGATGGGTTGGAGAGTCTACAATTCTTGGATAGTAGATATCATGAATTAAAATGTATGGACAGAATGAAGAATCTCCGACATTTTTCAGCAAGAATACACGATAAAGAAAGCTTATCAGCCATCATGAAGGCCATTATGAAGTGGAACAAGATAGTATTTTGTAGAGTTTATATCGAAGACAGCTGCGACTTAACAAGTGAGCGAATTCTGGAGAAGGCTTTGAAATGTCCCAACCTTCATGGCTTGTGGACTAAGGCTAAGTTAGGGAAGGCGCTAGCAGAGTGCGAGAGTGACTTGAGAACCTCAAAACTTAGGTTTTTGAGCCTGTATGCGTCCGAGATTGAGGATGATCCAATGGGGATACTAGGAAACCTTGCTTGCTTGGTAAACTTGCAATTAAGGTGTGAATCATTTGTTGGAGAGGAGATGACGTGTCCAGCAAATAGTTTTCTTCGCCTCAAGGAGCTAGAATTAATAGGTTTACCAAAGTTGAGAGAGTGGAGAGTGGAGGCAGGAGCCATGCCCCTTCTGACCCAATTAAAGATCAAAGAGTGTTCTTGTTTGGAGATGATGCCTGAGGGATTGAGTGGCATTTCTTCCCTTCAGAGAGTTGTAATTAAACAAATGCCGGGATTGAGAGAAAGGGTATCACCATCAGGACAGGATTTCCACAAAGTCCGCCACATCCCTTCAATCATCATCGAGGACTAGTCTATACCCAGGTATCTCATTTCATGTTAATCTGGCATCAGATTTCTTTGTTAGAAATCTTGTTTGCTTTCATGTTCTTGTTTCTCTGTTATTCTGACTGGCTGAGTGGGTTGAAGGTGGTGGCGATGGTGTTGGTGATGTGGGAGTCTGTGCCATAAATCAATTACTTGAAGATGAAGGGGAGAGGCAGAAATGATGTTGTGCAGATTCAGCTT is drawn from Salvia hispanica cultivar TCC Black 2014 chromosome 6, UniMelb_Shisp_WGS_1.0, whole genome shotgun sequence and contains these coding sequences:
- the LOC125195445 gene encoding putative disease resistance protein At1g50180, whose protein sequence is MAEAVVSIALQTIRDLLLVEGRFLAGVADQVKELERQLKEMKCFLQDADKRRHESSTISNWISEIRDLVYRSESAIERHAAYQVSSRRRGLTQFVRKYSCILTDCSSLHQLGSEISQITSNLERISKDMQNNSIKRSIIIHPNGEGESSTRNNMSRKTFPYFEMGDCFLGMEDELEQLVHYLGKDTEDRIISVWGMGGSGKTTIAKKLYNETTDFDLSAWVCITQQCESRSVWEDVLRQLENQKKNKKSVSSVKHELRIKEEVPSLSNFELIERLCEIQREKRCLIVLDDLWELSHWEELKHPFIVQNLQSKILVTTRKQKVAEIGLAVEHGLLHMDAAMELLKYKAFHHGNIPDLALEERFEKIGEEMVHKCGYLPLAISLLGGVLRKKISMEEWELVNKDIKEVIYRDEKQIDGVLSLSYESLPYYMKPCFLYMGILFNEDETIDAGHLYKMWIAQGMISYENIGDKEDTLMDIAELYLSELASRSLVQVEIMFTYDVANRTRKYDTCKLHDVVRELCLQLGKREDFGVQSLEYQGGKLSTLIREASSHMKIQHLAIHFRSEVEHEPAVTCGEDTSKHIRSLRLTNLINSNVFLFPPQSMVDLQKFKLLRDLVIVGFKFAGGKLPRGITNLVHLRSLCLQGCELDKLPSSIRNLVYIDTIDLANTMNVEVPNVLQEMLRLKHLYFPLYGDEKIGNYRVRLDEGLDGLESLQFLDSRYHELKCMDRMKNLRHFSARIHDKESLSAIMKAIMKWNKIVFCRVYIEDSCDLTSERILEKALKCPNLHGLWTKAKLGKALAECESDLRTSKLRFLSLYASEIEDDPMGILGNLACLVNLQLRFTKVERVESGGRSHAPSDPIKDQRVFLFGDDA